A genomic segment from Desulfovibrio sp. ZJ209 encodes:
- a CDS encoding aldo/keto reductase: MEYVTLNNAVEMPILGFGVYQIEDAAECERAVLDALATGYRLIDTAAAYLNEEAVGSALKKSGVARGDIFLTTKLWIQDAGYEAAKAAFQKSLERLGTDYLDLYLIHQPFNDYYGAWRAMEELCREGRVRAIGVCNFMPDRLADLISCNEMAPAVDQVEVNPFCQRWADQEFMAENRVRMQSWGPFAEGRNAIFHNPVLAAIAEAHKKSVAQIILRWLVQRGVVCIPKSAHRERMEQNFAVFDFSLGDADMEKIRGLDTGKSCFFSHYDPKIVSWLCNVRYDI, translated from the coding sequence ATGGAATACGTGACCCTGAACAATGCCGTGGAAATGCCCATCCTGGGCTTCGGCGTCTACCAGATAGAGGACGCGGCCGAGTGCGAGCGGGCCGTGCTGGACGCGCTCGCCACGGGCTACCGGCTCATCGACACGGCGGCGGCCTACCTCAACGAGGAGGCCGTGGGCAGCGCCCTCAAAAAGAGCGGCGTGGCCCGGGGGGACATCTTCCTCACCACCAAGCTCTGGATACAGGACGCGGGCTACGAGGCGGCGAAAGCGGCCTTCCAAAAGTCCCTTGAGCGCCTGGGCACGGACTATCTTGACCTCTACCTCATCCACCAGCCTTTCAACGATTATTACGGCGCGTGGCGCGCCATGGAGGAGCTCTGCCGCGAGGGCCGCGTGCGCGCCATCGGCGTGTGCAACTTCATGCCCGACCGCCTCGCCGACCTCATCAGCTGCAACGAGATGGCGCCGGCCGTGGACCAAGTGGAGGTCAATCCCTTCTGCCAGCGCTGGGCCGACCAGGAGTTCATGGCCGAAAACAGGGTGCGGATGCAGTCTTGGGGGCCTTTTGCGGAAGGGCGAAACGCCATCTTCCATAACCCCGTGCTCGCGGCCATCGCCGAGGCGCACAAAAAGAGCGTGGCGCAAATCATCCTGCGCTGGCTCGTGCAGCGGGGCGTCGTCTGCATCCCCAAGTCCGCGCACCGGGAGCGCATGGAGCAGAACTTCGCCGTGTTCGATTTCAGCCTGGGCGACGCCGACATGGAGAAGATCCGCGGCCTCGACACCGGGAAAAGCTGCTTTTTCTCGCATTATGACCCGAAAATCGTGAGCTGGCTCTGCAATGTGCGCTATGACATCTGA